The stretch of DNA ATCTATAACATaacactaatgaaaaaaaaaactagagtgGGTATACtactatcagacaaaatagatttcatTACCAGGGATAAAGAAGGTCATTTCCTAATAATAAAGGGGTTAAATTAACAAGACATAACAATCCTAGATATTTAGCACCCAATAACACTGCTGCAAAATGTAATGAGTAAAAACTGACAACTCCAAGGAGAATCTGACAAATACATAGTTATgccagaaaattaaaatcttctctcAATAACAGGACAAGTAGACAGAAGTTTAGTAAGGACAAAAACCTGAACAACAATTTTGACATTTCTAAAACATTCGAGGTACCATTAGTAGGACGCACATTCTTTGCAAATGCACACAGAACATTTACCAAGATAGGCTATATTATAGACTGTAAGtctcaagaaatttaaaagcatttcaaaCAATTTCAAGCCATACAATGTATATTCTCTGACCACcacagaattaaattagaaattaatagaaAGACATATGGAAAATTTCCCAATATTTGGAAACTACatagcacacacacacttctaaataactcaAGGGTCAAAGAACAAACAGAAGtggaatttgaaagttttctgaactaaatgaaaatgaaaacaatttatggAGTGTTGCTAGGGAGAAATTAATGCCACTAAATGCCTTTATTATAAAGGAATGTCTCAAGTCAGTGACCTtaactttcattttaagaaactagaataAGATGAGCAAATTTTActgaaataagtagaaaaaagaaaataataaagatgaccagaatgaatgagtggaaatcattaaagtacaaaaacaaaaaaagtgagaATATCAATGGAAGCTAGTTCTTTGACAAAATCAATAACATTGACATATCTCTAGGCAGACTGATCATcaataaagaagaacaaaaataatttggcaataGCAGAAATGGGAGAGATGACATCACTACAAATTCTACATATATTAAAAGCACAGGAAGCAAACATTATGAACAATTGTAAACTAATAAACTTGGCAACTGAGATAAAATGGGACAAATCCCTTGGAAGATACAAGCTACCAAAAAAACCTTACCCCAAAAAATCATAGGTCCTGACACTTTAACTGGAGTATTATACCAAATACTTATGGAACAAATAATGCCAAATCTatacaaactctttcagaaaatcaaaaaaggAGGCAGTAATTTCCAACTTATTCACTGAGGTCAGCATTATTCTGATTCTAAAAGCCGGACAAAAAcattacaaggaaagaaaaccacaggccaatatccctactGAACATACAAGGAAAgagttgaaataaaattttaataaatccaATTCAACAATATATGAGAGGATAACACACCATGAAGAAATCGAGTTTATTCTGAGGCTGGTTTAATGTTCAAACATCAATAGACATAACTAATCATACTaccaaactataaaagaaaaaccatagaaaacctcaatagatacagaaaaaacgTTTGACAAAACTAACATTCATttctgataaaaactctcagcaaagtcGGAACAGAAAGGCACTTCCTCAACCTGACAAAAGCATTTCTGAACAACCTACAGTTAACATCGTATTcagtggtgaaagactgaatgccaTCCTCCTAAAATCAGGAGCAAAGCATGGAGATCAGCTCTCAGTGTTCTACTGAGCAAAGCCCTGGAGGTTCAAAGCAGTCCAATAAATACTGCAAGAAAGAAACGAGGCATGCATattggagagaaaaattaaaaccatctTTAATGATAGACAACACAATTATGTAGAAACTCGAATAGTCTCTACAAAAAAGCTTTTATAATTACTATGTAAGTTTATAAGTTTGCCAAACTCAAGATCAGCATACAAAATCAACTTCCTTATACTATcagtaaaaccaaaccaaacaataCCATTTGTAATATCATCCAAACACATACAATACTTAGTGATAAATCTCACAAAATGAGAGACCTGTAcagtgaaaactacaaaacactgttgagaagttaaagacctaaataaatgtgGAGATATAATGAGCTCACAGGTTCAAAGACTTAAAACAGTTtcattaagatgtcaattcttcccaaatgaATCTGTATATTCAACACAACCCTAGTTAAAATTCCCAGGCATTTTTGTAGAAATTGttacaaaatgattctaaaattcatgtgaaaatgcaaaagatctaaaatattcaaaacaactttgaaaactAACAAAGTTAGTTAGGAAGACAATCACTGCCCGATTTCAAATACTAtataaagctatggtaatcaagaaagtaaaacagaCCTGGAGTCTAGGTGTGGCTCTAACATGAATACGCAATGAGATGAATGAATAATGCAAGCTTGAAAACCCTGTATGACTGCTCTTTAAGAAAACCTAAAGAcgtaactatattttttattagatatttctatgtagaaaatataGTACTTAAAGGGATTATTgcattttttggtaaaaatagcTATATGAAAGCACTTTTTGAACTAAATATGTAACCAAAGGATTAACTACCGTAGATTATTATTGCATATGTAAGAATTATAATGGCCCTGGGAAGCAGTACTATTTTTGggcattacacacacacacacacacacacagagttggttaaggttaggtcatgatctcatggttcatgggactaagccccacctccagctccacactgacagcacagcatctgcttgggaatctctctctccctctctctctgcccctcccctgttcatgcatgtGCAGGTACACACATGTGTaagttctctcaaaataaacttaaaaaaaccctcaaacacCTAAACCTCTAGTTTAATCCTAATGGAGATGAcatattatcttaaaaatatcgACATTAGTTCAGTAAGTAATTTTACTTACAAAAGTGAACTGAGATTGGAATTCTTCAGGACATGAGGAAGCACCAACAAGCTGGTGATTGTGATTTGTGACTGGAAGGGTTTTGAGGGTGAAGTTTTTTCTAcaatgaagtttttcttttttcccctgttaagaagagttaataaaaatcattgtagatacttctgtcttttcttacatttttattccttctttactTTGTGTAGTggaattaatatttcttttcatgaaattgctttaaaaactcagtaaattttaaattcctCTGAGATTAAAGGAGCTTCCTGAAAAAGAACTCTAAAGTTCATCTAGAAACaccaatttttctaaaaataaaaaaaagtgctatTGAGAAAAGACTATGTTCTATCACTTATTAAAGATGTATTACCCAGTAGTAACAGTTAAAATAGTGTGCCTCTCTCCTAAGATGAgacagaaaaatccagaaataggtCAGGTGTATAAAagccattgggggggggggggcgtgcctgggtcgttgagtgtctgactttggctcaggtcatgatcttacagtttgtgggtttgagccccacgtcgggctctttgctgatggctcagagcctggagcctgcttctgattctgtgtgtccttctctctctgcccctcccctgctcatgatctgcctctctctgtatctcaaaaaataaataaatgttaaaaaaattttttaaagggcattAGGATAAAAAAATGGCATTCTAAATTAGTGGAGAAAGGATGTAAATCACGtaaaaatgaattaggaaaaatagttacatcctttatatataataaatgatgaAATTCTAGTACTGGGAATTTATGTACAATGAAAACTCTTAGGAACtagaaaaaattaggaaatatttatataatcttaAGGTGGAAAAGGCTAAAGTCaaataactcaataaaaaatatagaactaCTTAAAAAAGTCTGAACttcaaataagacaaaacaaaaaataccaaactGATATGATAATTAGcactaaaaacaaatgacaaaaagtaACTGCAACACAtggggggtctggggggctcagtcggctgagtgacttcagctcaggcatgatcttgtggttttagGAGTCTGaactctgcgtcgggctctatgctgacagctcagagcctgtagcctgtttcagattctgtgtctccctctctctctgctccttccctgcttgcactctgtctctctctctcaaaaataaataagtattaaaaaataaattaaaaaataactgcaaCATAGATGGCAGTTAAACAAGGCATAACTTCAATGTACAGTGTTTTTACATATagtttaaaaaagatgaaaatagcaGAGGATCCAAATAAGTGACTCACAAAAGATACAAATGTCCagcaaacatatgaaaagatgtggaaactcatcaatattaaaaaaaaccaataaaatgccatttttgcCTGTCAATTTTAACAAAGGTTAAAAACACAACTTACCTGGAGGAATAGGGTGGACGGACACTTTCATGCATAGCTACTGGGGAGAAGATTGGTAACAGTTTTCTGGTGGGCCTTTGGCGATCTGATTCAAAAGCAAAGGCTTCAAAAATGTGTATAATCTTTGATCTAACAATTTTATTTCCAGGAATTTAGTTTGAGGAAATAAGGATATATATAAAGATTTGGCTAGAACCATGTTCACCATAGTGTTGTTTAAAATGGTAGAAGGTTATAACCTGTTTATATCATGATTGGGTTACATAAACCACTGGTCATACATAAGATCAATTCTACCTGGTAACTAAAAATGTTCCCTAAAACCAACAGCATCAGGTACTGACAAGGATATAGAACCAGAGGAACACTTCCATGCAGATGGTGAGACTACAAATTGgcaaaaccactttggaaaactacaGCAATATCAGCTCAAGCTGAACACACACATCCCTAGgacccagcagttccacttctATGAGAATTGTACATATACTCTGCAGAAATGTGAACCTTTCGTGCACCAAAGACATGGACAAAAATATTCAGAATGGTACCATTGATAATAGCCCCAAAGTGAAAACAGCATAAATGTTTATCAATAGTAGAATGGTGAAAGTTTATTTAAACAATACTCTattgcaaagaaaatgaatggatgaCTATCACATAAACCATGGATGAATCAAACAAAATGTTGAGCTAAAAAAGTCAGAGTACATACTGTCTGAGTTCATTTATATAACACGTGGTGATAGAAGTTAGGATAGTAGTTACCTCTGGGGGTGTAGTGACAGCCAAAGAGCATGAAGAGGCTTCTAGGGTGCTGATAATATTTTGTATCTTGGTATGAAGGGAGTTACATGAGTGTATTCATTTTATGACAATTTATTGCTCAGTACACTTCTCATgtgtgcacttttctgtatgtatgttatatttcagtaaatttagtttaaaaatggaTATTCTACATAGGTCTCTTAAAAATATGATCCACAGATTTGCAACACAATTGTGTGGGGTGCCTGTTCAAAAGTGCATCCTTCTTGggtcaccttggtggctcaggtttttaagtgtctgacccttgattttgactcaggtcataattgtgtggttagtgagtttgagccctacatcaggttccatactgactgtgtggagcctgcttgggattctctctctctctccctctccctctgccctttccccatttatgcttttttttttttctctctctctcaaaataaataaacttaaaaaaagtgcaGGTTTCTGGACTCCAGCACAAACTCTGTGAGTCAAATTCTCTGGGCCACAGGATTCTCCATTTTAACCAAGCTCCCTGGATAATTCTTATGTAGACTAAAGTTTGAAAGCCATTGTTGTAGAAAAATATTCAGCATCATGGAAAACAGTAGTTAACAGTggactctaggggcacctgagtggctcagtcagttaagagtctggctcttgattttggttcaggtcataatctcttatAGTCACGGGATCaggccctatgtcaggctctgtgctgggcacagaaactacttaagatttttttctctctttcccactgtccctccccctgctcaggcactctctctctaaaaaaacaaaacaaaaccaaaaaacagtggACTCTGAAGCCAaaatgcctgggttcaaatccagtcTCTGCCATTAAATAGCTAGGTGACACTTAGAAAGATATTTCAGCTCTCTGGACCTAGGTTTCCTCAAgtagtaaaatgagaataataatagtatttcttTCACATGAGCAttatgaggactaaatgagtTTATATCCAAAGTGCCTAGAATCGTgactggcacataataaacactATATAAAAGTTGAGATGAAgcggaaggggagggaggaagggaatgagacggaaacaaattaagaaaagaatatataattgaTCCCTGAACAATGCAGGGTTAGGGGCACCAACCtccctgcacagttgaaaattcCTATATAACTTGTTACTTCCCTAAAACTTAACTGTTAATAGCCTAGTGtttgttgactggaagccttactgataacacaaCTGATTAATACgtattttggtatatttattcTATACTATGTTCTTACAATAAACTAgagaaaatgttactaaaatcctaaggaagagaaaatatgtttacagtactgtactgtatatttactgaaaaaaaatctgtgtataagtgtATCCATGCATTCAAATTCTGTTCAAGGATCAAATGTACAGTATAATTAAAGTTTTGtaagaatataaatatagatgacTATAttaacaaacatatatatacaaatgactGGAAAGATACACATTGAAGTGTTAAAAGTATTATCTCTGGGTTAGCTGATTATTGataactcttattttctttttgcttgttcATCTAATTTCCTATAATGAAAATTTTCTTGTGTTATAggatatagtttttaaaagttagtaaCTTATGGTTTGATTTTATTATGCCAACACTTCTTAAGGTTCTCAACATTAATGCTGGATGAGACCTTGCTATAAGGAAAGAAATCCTTTATTAATAAATTGTACAAGATATTATAAGTTTATTAATATGGGAGAGAGTGAGGCACTCTCTACTTGATCACTCAGGCACTGGAATATGAACAACAGAAGAGAGTGACCAAGACCATCTAGAAGCATGTACACTTCTGGAttacagatcttccttgacttataATAGGGTTATATAAATTGAGAATATTCTAAGTTGAAAAGGCATTTGATACACCCAATCTACTGAACGTAGTAGTTTAGCCTACCCTACCTTAAACAtactcagaacacttacattggCTTATAGTTGGGCGATATCACCTAACGCAAGgcctatttttataaagaagtgTTGATAACTCTTATAATTTATTGAAGACTGTTCTGAAACAGAGAAACAGGCTGGTGGTGTGGGTACAGAATGGTTGTTGGTATATCGGTTGTTTATCCTCATGACCACGTGGCTACAGCTTACTCCCACTGCCCAGCCTCATGAGAGTAGGGTATTGCCTATTCCCATGTGCACTGCATTGCATATCACTAGCTCAGGataagatgaaaattaaaaattcaagtatGGTTTCTATTGAATGCATATTTCTTTCGCATtgtcataaagttgaaaaatcacAAGTCAAGGACCATCTGTACTTCCCTTGTTAACAGCTGTCAGGAACGAGGTATCTTTCAATGGAGGCTGATCACTATTGTTTTGGGAACTGATAGGCTCTCTCTGAATTTTCTACACTGGAATCAGTTACTCTATGGTGTCCAGAAACACTTTGCCATATATTAACTCAAGGGAGATCCTGACGGTGAGGTAGTCAACCCGTGGCACTAATATCACtgagaaaaaaaccataaaattcaacTAGACTTTACTTacacaatctttttttctttttcttacctcttctctccttttcattctcccattctcattttcttccttttagttcTACCTAGGCTTTAAGCTTGAATATATGTGGCTCTAAAAGTATACTTTGGTACAGTTAGTGGCTctgctcttgatttttgctcCAGTGTGGAGAGGACTGGCAATCTGGAACTTCAGTTCAAGCctcttattttcctccttttttagaCATAAATTCTGAGTTATGTCAACTCCTACAGTCAGTCCCCTTCACCAAATCTTAGTAACATACAAATATTTCTGCGTGGCTACTGGTAAAATACTCCTACAACGTATTATAAAACCTGAAGCAGTAGCTTACAAagttaaaaacccaaaaaatggacttcaaatgaataaacaaataataaaaacgtTAGCCTGAATGGTGACGGTTCTTCAACAGTACCATAAGAATGACAGTGTCTCATGAACAAACCTGTAAGTGAGATGGGGGGTCAAAGATAGAAGGTATGACTCCAGGTTTCAGTTTAATATTTGGAGCACTTCTGTCAAAATCAGTCTTCTTAAAGTGCCTTGAACACAGCACGTCTCCTTTTTTAGGCTCCCAGATGCCTGCAGCATTCACGTCAAGTCTTTTCATGGCTAACACccattttcttttgatgttttcatCTGTGGGGAATCTaggaaaaacatacaaaaagcattaaaaaataaagcactattGATATATACTTGAACTAAGGTTGTGACTAAATTGGTTTACCAATAAGTGTTATTATTCTTGGGAAATGGGCTTTTCAGGAAGCCATCATGAATCAGGCTCCCAGAACTTTCAATTTTAATAGATCTTTCTACCTACCAATCATGTTGCAGACATACGGCCCTCATTTCAATTTTCCTCATATCATAAAGAAAAGTTTCAATGGATACTTCAAGCTTACATTAAGATCCACAACTGgggttttttcttcatctatatatGATAATGTCACTTGGGACTTTTCCTTGGTGGAGCGATATCCAGCATCTATCCCAGATAAGCAGAGTACCGCGtactttcattcttctgtcaGCAACCGGAAGTTGCCTTATACAGCATCCACCACACATCAGGTCTACGAGTGTTTAGTGAATGAAAGCAGAGAACAGCTGCACAGTTTGGGGTTCTAGAGATAAGAACTATTTTGAGAGATCTGGAAACCAATTACcatatcttttctaattttccaaATTGATTCAAATCTTTTTTTGGAATAAGGTGGGGTATacatactcattttttatttcctcacacCTAGCAAAGCACTTAGCAGATCTTTCTCTAGcacatagcacagtgcctggcacaaaagtagcaaaataaacttttagcAAATGAATAATTATTCAAATTAAGACCAACTTGATTTACCTGTAATATCATTACAGAACCCTTGGTCTGAACTTGTAATTGATACTTTTTCCTCTAAACATAAGTTTGATCTATTTCTAATTAGGAAGGACAGAACATATTCGGACAAAGATCCTTTCTTCAGATTGTAAACTCCATATAAACaaaactgaatttcttttaaGGTTTGTTAAAATGCAAAGTAACAATATTACCAAAATAAGcttgatatttttgtttactaGCCTCTGACACCTTGACAGCTTATCTTAAACCTTTAAACTaagttataaaaacataaatgtatcaCTTCAAATTTACCTAAAgctatttatttcaaaaagattGGGAACTAAAGTTCAAAACTGAAGATTTAAGTAGAACTGTCTTTGGCTTTTTATAAAGGTTGTGAGTACTTGGCTCAACTATGGCAAAAATCTTACACGTGAAACGTCAGTCCTTTTAACTTGGAATTTGGCAAACAGCGGGAAGCACATCCAATGGCCGAGCAACATTTCACCATGATTTTAGCAACTCAtaacagaactgaaagaaaattaaaacggAAAGAGTTAGCAACTTCAAAGCTAAAGGGAACATGTTTACTTTTCCCAGCATGTTTTGGGTAATGTGAAATCATGCTAGAAAGCcaaaggcaaatattttcttccaacacTAGCAGCTCTAAATTATCTTCCAGGGGCTCGCCTCGTTTAGAAGGCAAATCATATTTCACTACGCACTCTGAAGCGTCTCAGTGTTGCAGGTTTGTACATTTCCCTTCCGCCTTCTTACAGGCACCATGCCACAAGGCCTTTGCACAGGAACTCCTACTCATCTTTTTCGCTTTACCAGGGAAACCTTCCTTGGCACCCAGATTGAATCAGATCCCCGCGAGCATTATCTCTTATGGAACACACACTTCTTCCCAGAACTTCTCAAAGCTGTAATCCTAATTTATGTCAGTGATTCTGTTATCAATGTCTTTCTCCTTtaccagtctgtgagttccaagAGGGCATGGTGGGGCGTGTACTTTTTCTCACTTTTTGTCCCCATGCTAAGGGGTGACTGGCACACAAGAAATGTCAATGCATACTTTAGAGGAATGAAGAGCGACTAAAAGCAGCAGCAGATGGCAGCGTCCGCGAGCTCAGGAGCCGTAGAAGCCCGGCGCGCCAGTACCCGCTCTGAGCCCAGAGGCCAGGAGGAGCCCCGCCCCTTTCTCGAGGCTCTAGGCCGtcgcaaggagagagggaggggccgcCCTGTCATCGGTGCCGAAGCGGCCGGAGAGAGTCCCTTCTTTAGGGACCACCGGGCGTCTCCGCGCCGCTGCGGTCCACCTCGCCCCGAACCACGCCCAGGGTGTGGGCGAATagcgatgggggtggggggaggtggaaaGAAGAGGCAACCTAAGAATTATTACCGTTAGCAGCGAAGCCAGCGACTTACATCGACGACAGGGATTGCGTTTCCTTTCACTTCCGCTCCGTCGCCCAGGGAACCGGAAGTCCGGCTGCCCCGGATCACGTGCTGAGCCGCCATATCAGTTCGACTGGCTCCTGCGGGCCGAGAGGGGGTGCGCTAGCGAGGCTTCTTCTCTGGGCGTGGTTTTCATCCTGGGCGAAGGGTCCGTGGCGTTTGCCGGGAGGTGTAGGAGATGGCGGCCTCGGCGCGGGAAGATGGCGCCCGCGGCCGAAACCAGGGGCGGCGGGGCTGCGAGCACTATGACCGAAGATGCCTCCTGAAGGTGACGACTTAAATGGCCTCTTCCCTTACAATTTGCCGCCGGGTCGGGCGGGGGCGGAGTGGGCCAGGCGGTTAGGCTTGGGCTTAAGTTAGAGGCTAAGCTGTTGGGATACTTTATCCACCCCGAACTGGGTTCTCGTTGTAGAGAACGTTTTGGCAGGGCAACCACAGGCCGCACCTTTCCTCTTGTTTTACTTTGGAAGCAACGCCCTTTTTGCATGGGAAGAGCCTAGGCTTGCACTTTAGTCACTCTGTCAATGGGGTTATTTGATCTTTTGCTACTGGAAGTAGACTGAGGCAGCGTCGGGCCTGGGCTGGCTTTTCCCCAGGATGACTTTCAGGTGTGTGATAAAATAATGGAAGTGGAGAATCGGAATACGATTTGGGCTCCTGTAGTAACTAAGTTTTACGGCTTGCGAGCATCATTTTAGAGTCAATCAGTGTGCCTGAGCCTGCCAAGGAGAAAATGCTTTTGTGACATAGGAAGACAGCCATGAAATTGCCGCTAAATAGGAGATTATGTGTAGGAAAGTTACTACtatacatatattcttatttttgctgTGTACTTTGAGGAACATTGCTGGTCAATCTAGAACTTTTTAAGTTGGCGCTCACTCAATTAAAGTTtactgattttgttgttgttgcaagaAGCAGTTTAAAGATTTTAGTTAGAAAGCTTGAGCTTTGGAGTACCACAACCCTACCCACAAGTCATGGCGCTGCCCCTTGATAAATCAGTGCTTTTGAGCAGGTGCTCCATTTGTAAAAGGGGGGGTGATACAGTTACTGTTTCATAAAATATGAGGCCTGTAGGGACAACTGAAAGCCTTCATTTAGGGCAGGTGAAATTCCTCCAGAGAACTGGATGAAGCTTTTTCAAAGTCATTCACCAAAGATTGTGTAAGCAGCTTGAAGGTTGGCCTTCTGATTCCATTTCCACTGATACGTTGAAACTTGATGATTAGAACTGAATTCAGCGCGTTGGCCCTTTCCCCCAAGAAACTACCTAAATATGTCTGTGTTTCATAGCATTTGGATACTTGACCCTGAGTATCAAATACTTTTTGcctgctctctttccttcaatGCCAGAAGCCAAGTGAAGAGTTTTGAGGAGGAAGTAATCAACTAAATCAAATGCCACTGTTTGAGTAAGATAAGAACTGAAAATTGACCTTTAAATTTGATGAGGTCACTGGTGATCTTGGCAAGAGAAGTTCCAGTGCAAAGATTGGGACAGAGTCTGATTGGagtggatgagagagagagagagagagagagagagggagagagagggagggagggagggagggagagagagagagagagggagggagggagggagggggagggggaggaagttAAACTGGAAATAGTCTGTATAGACAATTCTTGGAGTTTTGCTGTAAAgcgagcaaaaaaaaaatgaggctctGGTTGCTGAGAGATATCGaatcatgagattttttttccccctttaaaatgGGAGGTATTGCAGCATGCTTTTGTATTCTTGGAAATGACCCagtaaaatgagaacatttttatttatttttgagagagaaagagacagagtgtgaacaagagggtcagagagagagggagaacagaatctgaaacaagctccaggctctgagctgtcagtccagaacctgatgcgggaattgaacccacaaccctgagatcatgacctgagccgaagttggacacttactgacagagtcacccaggcaccccaagtgagAACATTTTTGAtgtaggagggaaagaaaaaaccataGGAGCACTTACTACCCTTGAGTAGTCAAAGAAAAGGTGGGATCCAGTGCCCAATTGGAGAAGTTGGCCTTAGATAAAAACATGGAACAGAGGACAGAGTATTAGGTACATTTGTGAGTAGGTTGATGGAGTGTGGTAggatgttttcttttgaaatttctattttcatagtGAAATACGCAAAGTTATCAGCAGAGTTCAAGGGTGGAGGAAAAGCTGTGAAGAAATAGATGTGAACCCAGATTTTAGGTCCTAGGTTATATAAGAATGAGGGAACTGACTTGGGAAACATCGTAAAAACTCATGTTTTATTAGTGATTGTGACTTAGAAGTGAGACCAGTGGTCCTTTTTCTTCAGCTATTCCTAGCTGTTCCTATACAGGAGAGAATTGGATTTAACCAGACTAGGGGTTTTGGTTAGGTGAGTatgtagagggagagagaaggaaatagactTATGTGCTGGGGAAGAATTGAAGTGAGTTGGGAAGAAAGGAGGTAGTGATGAGGAAATTTATGCTTGAAGTTAAGATACAACAAGCAAGATTCAGTTGTtgtttagagcagtggttcttaaagtGTGGTGAATGGACCTCCCGCCCCTTGAATTCTGAGGTCCTTTTAAGTCAAAACTTCTTTCTAATACTTTTGCAGTGTGTGCAAAAGTGGTGATTAAAATTGCTGGCACCTTAGCAAAATGAAGGCAGTGGCATTGACGTGTTTTACACCAATagttaaaaaaagcaaaaagccagTTTCACTTAAGATAAAATTATCCTATAAAATCTCAGCTCTCGAATACATGTCTTTTTGCATGTTTTTACCTGTTTGATGAAATGGAATGTTTTCATCAAGCACTTCTGCAAACTAAAATTAGATGGTCATTGTGAGGAAAGTTCTTATGCAATTGGATTGCAAACTGAACTAGCAGCTTTCTGGTGGAACATTTCTTAATTGAAATCTGGTTATTCAAATTTGAGTGTTTGGTCAGCATTTTCTCGAAAAGGAGGGAAGTGAAACTGTCATTACCAGGAAAATCATTGATAGTGATAAAATTCAAGCTCTCACTTAAAcgttagaattaaaaaaatgtttttaatgtttgtttttgag from Suricata suricatta isolate VVHF042 chromosome 1, meerkat_22Aug2017_6uvM2_HiC, whole genome shotgun sequence encodes:
- the THAP6 gene encoding THAP domain-containing protein 6 isoform X2; the protein is MVKCCSAIGCASRCLPNSKLKGLTFHVFPTDENIKRKWVLAMKRLDVNAAGIWEPKKGDVLCSRHFKKTDFDRSAPNIKLKPGVIPSIFDPPSHLQGKKEKLHCRKNFTLKTLPVTNHNHQLVGASSCPEEFQSQFTFEHSYSVMDSPKKLKHKLDHVISELEDTKKSLRNVLDREKRFQKSLRKTIRELKDECLISQETANRLEAFCWECCQESIERDYIS